The genomic segment ACTGACCATTTTCTTATACACATGCACGCTCCTAGCAATAGGCTCCCTGTGTTGCACACTCAGCTATAAATGGGCTCCTTTTTCACATCTTGGGTTTGTCATTACTGTGTAAAGTTCAGAGCACCAGCACCAATTCCGAATCCAAAGCCTTTAATGCAAAACAGCTTCTTGTAACAGCCTGTaacgaaaaaaggaaaaaaattataaataaaatacgCAAACAAAGTAACTACTAGCCTTGACCATATTTTGTAACCTGGCATGTTCAGTACATGTACTCTGCTAGCggagctttcttcctgtttgtttttatcagtTCTCTTTATCCGTGTCGCGAGTCTGTTTTTTCGCGCTCTCGTTTGTTTAACAAACTAGAGGAAAAATCTAACAGGAAAAAGCTCTGCTGGTAGGGTGTGGTATATGTAGGCAATGATAAATCAACTTAGTCCCAGTCCCTGGCGTTCGCTCCTGGCTGCTTAGAATTGTGACGCCACAGGCAATCATCTCCCCGTTTTTTATCATCCTCGGTATCGTACCCAGACACCCGCGATGCATTTTGGGGAGGTTGAATAAGCGCACGGTGCATGACGGTAAGGATGCGGTTTCGGGGTCggaattttgaatttttttccgtCTCCGCTTCCGAGTTCCTGTTGATGTCCCCGCAACAGCAAAAAACGACCAGGAAACCCGGAGCAGCATATGAATGTGATTGGTTAGTGTATAAAACGCCTTGGACTAATCTAATATCATATTGCGAGATCGTCTAAGTTCAATTCATTAAAATAAAGACGTCTATAAATCTTGCCTTTTACGCACGGGGGAGCGGGTACTTTACTCCCACTGAGAGAACATTTCTTCTAAGATTCCTGTCAGGTGGGGAAGGGGAGGCAATAAATGGGGGTGCATCAAATAATAAGATCATAAACTCACTATTGCAATAAATTTCTCTCTCGTGGTCGTTGACGGTGGTGGAGTCAAGACGATGATTGCATTCCTTGCACTTGAAGCACATCGCATGCCAGACCTACATTCCGAACAGCATTCATATTATCCATATAACCCGGGGCAGGTttagcctccctcgcaggcgtttttaggcaggcgtcGCTCGCTCCCTCTCAAGGGGGAGCGAGCgacgcctgcctaaaaacgcctgcgagggaggctagGGCAGGTTAGCAAAGAAGGCCTTTCTCTACCAGGGGTCtaatatttatatatcagaacCGTTTATAGTTCTTataacctttcacttatagcAATCTGGTCAAAAGAAAGCATAGAAAAATGTCAAATTCTgtaaagggaattgaatttgattgaaatttgaattttctacagagccgcacgaaaggagattgaatcgataGAATGGTTTCCTATACTGGCgggaaaatataaaacaaaaatgttggCGAAGTGTTTTGTATTACAATGCCATCTACAATGAAACGAAAACCATTTAAAGCAGGGAATTTTatatgagaaaaaagaaaatatcgtttttgttgaaggtttcaaaaacagtgcgcgctcgtgagaatgtcgccattcttgattgcacATGCAGCGCGggcaaaatgcaaaaaaaaaaaaaaaaaaacgattcaCCGACTgcaaaatatctgctaaattttgcagatttgtttcctgaagttaaataatcatttgactaccaggttgagatataaagatgaagGGTAAAAGTTGCAACCACACAAcgatcttcagcaataactaaaaAGACATGAAGACGGAAACTAGTATATCGCGCGCACATATTTTCTCTGAGTAATTTGATTTACATCTCGAtatacgtcacaaatgactggacccgggccttccAAATCACGGCCTTTTTACCGAATGTTGACCAAGATACATCAAAATtgcagatttgagttattcgcgcgaacgcgCATTTTATAGtatccatacgaaccacataccatttggaaaatgaaaatataaagaatcgACCAGATCTAACAATTCTAAAAGGTCATACGGACTTGCAAACAAGGCAGATGCAAACAAGGCTAAGTCAAGGTTGAGTAGCATGTATATAAAGGTGTCACCCACTTGGCCAGAACTAGCCTGCTTCTCTGGATCGTAGACCCTTTTCCCGCATCGCGGGCAACCCCCCGGTACACAGGGGCCCCCTATTGTCAAAGGATTTGGTATCAAAGGCGCAGTGCAAGGTATTTCTCCACGCTTGCCAGTATCCATGCTGAGTGTACCCGCACCACCACCGAACCCATATCCCTTTGGACCGAAAGCCTTTCCATAACAGGACTTGCAGTAAATCTCATCTAAGAGTAAAAAAAGACATCGCAGATCAGGGAAATGCATATAACAATCAATATTACTAAAGCAAGGGGGGGCAGAAGACGGACAGGTAAGggtttggggggaggggggcaagCGGATGACAAGTAGGGAGGAGGGAGCTAGGCGGATGACAggtagggagggggggcaggCGGATGACAAGTAGGGAGGGGGGGCTAGGCGGATGACAAGTGGGTAGGGGGGGCAGGCGAATGATAAGTAGGGGGCAGGCAGATGACAAGTAGGGGGGACAGACGGATGacaaatggggggggggaaggcgGATAATAAGTAGGGGGGCTAGCGGGATGACTAGTAGGAAGGGGGGCAGGCGGATGACCAGTAGGGGGGAAGGCGGATAACAAGTAGGGGGGCTAGAGGGATGACTAGTAGGGGTGGGGGCAGGCGGATGATAAGGGCGCCGGTGGCGTTCAAAGGGGGATTGAAAAGTAATACAAACTTCGCGGCGCATCGTCCTTGTTAGTCAGGTTTGACTCTGGATTTAAAGGTTATATTCATGTTAATATCTTTTTACCATCCTTGTTGGTCAGGTTTGTGCTATCCAGGCGCTTGTTGCAGTGTTTACACGTAAGACACGGCTTGTGCCAACTCTTGCCATTGGCTTTGGCCTGCTCAGCAAAATACACAGGCTTTTCGCAACGGGGGCACTTATCAGGCATCCTTGAACTATACCTGAAGATTCAAAGTACATCCTTGAACTATAACTGAAGATTCAGAATAGATCCTTGAACTACACCtggactttaaaaaaaaattttaggataatattctattttattttttaaagtggTAAAAAAACGATTCTTTAACATTCCGGATAACGTTCAAGTattataaacaacaaaacaaagtcATGATTTCGTGAATTATAAATTTTCATTCCGCGGAACCCTGCTAGCTCAGACTGACTGTTTTAGATCCCATGGTCATActgtattatataaaaaaatatctattcTGATCTACTTAGCATCGTTCTGATCTAGTTTGCATCATTTAATTAAGCTTGCATTCATTCTGATCTAGCTTGCATCATTCTGATCTAGCTTGCATCATTCTGATCTAGTTTGCATCATTTTGATCTAGCTTGCATCATTCTGATTTAGTTTGCATCATTCTGATCTAGCTTGCACCATTCTGATCTAGCTTACACCATTCTGATCTTGTTTGCACCATTCTGATCTAGTTTGCACCATTCTGATCTAGTTTGCATCATTCTGTTCTAGTTTGCACCATTCTGATCTAGTTTGCACCATTCTGATCTAGCTTGCACCATTCTGATCTAGCGTGTACCACCATTCTGATCTTGTTTGCATCATTCTGATCTAGTTTGCATCATTCTGTTCTAGTTTGCATCATTCTGATCTAGTTTGCACCATTCTGATCTAGCTTGCATCATTCTGATCTAGCGTGTACCACCATTCTGATCTTGTTTGCATCATTCTGATCTAGTTTGCACCATTCTGATATAGCTTGCACCATTCTGATCTTGTTTGCATCATTCTGATCTAGCTTGCACCATTCTGATCTAGCGTGCATCATTCTGATCTAGCTTGCACCATTCTGATCTGGTTTGTACCATTCTGACCTAGTTTGCATCATTCTGTTCTAGTTTGCATCATTCTGGCCTAGTTTGCATCATTCTGATCTAGCTTGCACAATTCTGACCTAGTTTGCATCATTCTGTTCTAGTTTGCATCATTCTGGACTAGTTTGCATCATTCTGATCTAGCTTGCACCATTCTGATCTAGTTTGCATCATTCTGTTCTAGTTTGCATCATTCTGAACTAGTTTGCATCATTCTGATCTAGCTTGCACCATTCTGAACTAGCTTGCAATTTCATGATTGTAGTATACATCATAATTGCACAGTTCAATAGCACCAAGTGTTCTTAGGCATTTGCAATCTTGATATTATttacacacacacaaataaaaCCTCAGTCTTTTGGCTTTAAACATTCTTTGCCACATAAAGAATTGCTCCCCCAGGCATTTgaagaataaaaacaagagCAAAACACGTACACTAGATTCTGATAATATTTCAACTTGGTCAAAACCTGAAAACAACCACTAAATAGCTAAATGGCGGGCAAGAGtgtttgctttgttttttttgttgagaTTTTTATTCGCGTAGAGTTTAGATGAATTACTGAAAAAGATGCCTCTACTAACACACAGAAGAATGATtggaatttgaaaataaaaattgaactTTGGTGACCATCGTTTGCATTTTTACATGATGCTTAAAGTTGTTTAAATAGTACCCTAACAACCCCCTAACATGAGCTTACAGTTCTCAACATGATATATCAATGTCTTTCCTTTGTGACAGAGATTTATCATGGCCTAGTACTTAGTCATGCGCGAAAGCGGCACTTGCTATCTTCATCTTCTGCAGCCAAATGATTCCGTTTATTGTCAAACGTGGGATAAAATTCACTGAAAGAATTATCAACTATAACGACTATCGCTATAGTGATAATGTATAACAAAGTTTGAGATTGTCATGCAAGCGTTTGTGCATAGTAATTATTAATCTTGTTAGCGTATGTAGCCAGATGCCTCTACATTAACAGAAGGATTTCGAGAAAGTGGATAAAGGCTTACCTTTGTGAATTGAAAGACACGCGTGATGGAAAATCACGAAATGACAAAATGAGTCTTTCCCACACACCGACCGAGCAATATGCCCGCAAATGTGATAAATACAAGAACCCCACCAGGACCCCACTGAGTTTGGCATGCCCCCTGCCTTTAACACTCCATATTAACACCAGAATATTAACATATGAATAAAGAATTAAGCATGCAACCAATTTTATTTGCATTGTCAAAAGCTCTCATTTGTGTCCATAGAATTAATTACTAGttctttatataaaaaagcatCCAAAATTACATATATTAGACCTTTCAGTTTTACTGTTTCATTCCCCAATCACAGACCAAAATTTCGAAATAGGAGGCAAGGTTTTTGTAAGCTATAGGCCAGCCCTCTAAGATTTTTCTTAAAGCCGCAAGAGGCAAAACAAAGAAGAGTAAACTGAAGAGAGTATGTGGTAAAGCCAAAACATGTAAAGCAGCAGCCATTTGGTTTGTGGtccaactgtttattttttgaaaTACCTGTGGTTTTGTCACACAGGCATGCTCCTCGTAGAACTAAGTGTTTGGATCCTCTCTTTGCCTTTAAAAAAGCGGTGGTTTTCTTCTTGTAACTATGGCAATAATTATTTGCTAAAAAACGTATGGCTTCTCCACTATCAAAACTGCAGCAAAAATACTAATTGATGACAGATATGAATTCCCTGggtatatataataaataaagcaGATTCAATTTTGAATCCGAGAAATTCAAAATTGAATCTGAAGATTCCAGTCTcgtttaaaatatttcaacataCCTACCATACTGAGCTTATTGTTACCTCAAAATAGAGACCTTTGTGGACGTAATATAGAGCACTGGGCCTCTGAGGGAAATGTAACAAACGACAAGTTCGCAAAGTAACTTGTGATTGACGCGTCTTACGAATAACGAGAGATAGCAATGAGTACGATTGTCGATTAGCTATCAAAATAGGGTTATCGCGAGAGGAATTATTTCTAGACTTTATACTTATGCATGAATACCAACAGAAGGCCCGCCTCTACGCAAACTATACCAGAATAAAGTTTGCTCAATGGGCAATTCTTTGCTTTTTTAAAAGCATTaaaatgttctatttgaaggggtgcattttgtacagggaagcatacatagaatgcttaactggtggagagggaagaggtaaaagtttattgagcataatttcaacaatagcagggggaagagaggggcactctcttcatacaatattgcaattgttacctattattaaataagtttgtaacatgtctttgtttattaagcaaggtctatttctgagacaagcaaactcaagtatggctgttgaaataacaggtgagtgttaaaagaaaaacaattatctgattagaaaactactgtagattcctttgcaccaaaataagaacaaacttcattttgtttgttatttatgaggaacgagatgagctatacaaagccataaagaaatatgtattgctcatctaaattatacaagtaaatgataatattaaaaaagaactactgtaagtaattagagtggttttcattaacccgtgaaacaaagtgtgatagttaaacggtaatagttagaaaaaaaaaacaaaaaaaagaacaatagaatcagatcaccacaaagtgtaatacgctaaagcgtagttcacgggttaatgaaggttttgacatttcaaccttacatccacatgaaagtaatgcctaatatcgagtgccctacagtaagtgttttgcagtcaagttgttttctgttagtaggtaaaaaattattctaaataatagtaatcatagctatggtcaccacttacacatatagcacttgtaatgaaaagaaagaaaaaatatatatatgcagtcaaacaacagaattgcatgataaccttgaatatattgaataaaggactgcaaaaaaacatcttttgtactagttgcttgaattgacccttggctatttttagctgaatttccctccccctctaaaaaagaaaataataataataataatagaacaaaactaaaaagaaaacaaacacaacagagacctccaccaacaattttgattttttttttactttcctttaaagggggagtgtcttgtttaagagatttgcaatagctttagagccctgacacaatgaacttcagtgaaattctaatactgacttatgagcttttggtacatgtgggagactttaaacaaaacaaaaaaaatgaccacaaactgtccattaacatagttttcaatataatattgcatattatttaataaggtattgacagcttttaaaaagttcaactgtttgttgacacttaaaagcctacaataatcactgactccagttatgcgcagtactatgctgctgcccctttaaagtaaaatacagctttacttagtcagcgtagacaaaattgcggattttgtcaatattctaatacgaagatgtcaatattctccccccttacgt from the Nematostella vectensis chromosome 4, jaNemVect1.1, whole genome shotgun sequence genome contains:
- the LOC5509205 gene encoding cysteine and glycine-rich protein 1, yielding MPDKCPRCEKPVYFAEQAKANGKSWHKPCLTCKHCNKRLDSTNLTNKDDEIYCKSCYGKAFGPKGYGFGGGAGTLSMDTGKRGEIPCTAPLIPNPLTIGGPCVPGGCPRCGKRVYDPEKQASSGQVWHAMCFKCKECNHRLDSTTVNDHEREIYCNSCYKKLFCIKGFGFGIGAGALNFTQ